DNA from Chloroflexota bacterium:
GGCCAGAGGGGAGATTGTCTTTGACCGGGAAAGAAGCTCCATGGATTTAACAGACCTGACGCAGGCATACCAGCACTTTATTGAGGTCACATCATGATGTTCTGGGGGAAGGTCCTGGCCATCGTTCGGAAAGACACCATTTCGGAGTTACGCACGAAAGAGGTAGTCGCTTCTGTACTGGTTTTCACCATACTGATGATAGTTATATTCAACTTCGCTTGCAGCGCTAACTATGAACTGGTAAAGAGCATGGCCCCGGGCATTTTATGGGCTACTTTCACCTTCGCCGGAGTGCTGAGCCTCAATCGCGCCTTTATCGCCGAGAAAGAACAGGGCTGCCTTGAAGGATTGATGGTCTGTCCCATCAGTCGAGATGTTATATATGTTGGCAAGATGGTAACCAGTCTTCTCTTTATGCTTATCATTGAGATGGTTACCCTTCCCATATTTACCCTTCTGTTCAATGTAAATGTTATTTCGCTGCAGCTGATTGCCATTGTCATACTGGCCACGGTTGGTTTTGTAGCTGTGGGAACCCTGTTTTCGGCCATTGCCATAAATACAAGGGCAAGGGAGCTGGTGCTGCCAATTCTATTTCTGCCGGTAGTTGTACCCGTCGTCATCAGTGCCGTGAAAGCATCAGGATTGGCTATTGCTGGTGAACCATGGAGCCAATTGTACTCGTGGTTATTGATACTGTTATCCTTTGATGTTATCTTTATTACGCTCTCTTATTTGATTTTTAACCACGTTATTGAAGAATAGAGGAGTCATACCATGAATAGAAAGCGTAACACAGTAAGGAATATATTTCTGGGCATAAGCTCAATTTTAATGATTCTCACGTTGTATATGATATTTCTTTATGTACCCGTTGAGAAAGAAATGGGGATTGTCCAGAAGATATTCTATCTTATGGTTCCCATGGGGTGGTTAGCCCTGCTTTCCTTTTTGATAGTATTCATCGGCAGCATTCTTTATCTGATTAACAAGGATTCCAAGTGGGATGTACTGGCTCACTCCTCCGCAAGCATCGGCATTCTGTTTACCGCCCTAGCTCTGTTAATTGGTGCCATCTGGGCAAAACCGGTCTGGGGAGTCTGGTGGACATGGGAAGCGCGCTTAACCGCCACGCTGGTTCTATTTATGCTTTATGTAGCCTATTTCATGGTGCGTTCGTTTACGGCCGACGAAGCACGAGGTGCCACTTTCGCAGCTGTTATCGGAATTGTAGGTTTTATTGATATACCTATAATTGCTCTGGCGACCACTCTCTGGAGAGGAATGCATCCAGGAGGGATTATTTTTGCGGGTGGATTGGCTCCTTCCATGCTATTAACTCTCATTACCAGTTTAATTGCTTTCACATTTTTCTATTCTCTTCTCTTGATGCAACAGATTTCCTTGAAAAATAATGAGAACCGGCTGAAGAAGTTACAACAGTACCTCAATTAGCTTATAATTGTGATAGGAGAAGAAATAATTATGGAGAATATGGGTTATTTATTTGCCGCCTTTCTCATTGTATGGATAGGGATTATCGGTTACTTATTCGTTATATTTAATAGGCAAAAGAAAATATCCCGAGAGATTGAAACGCTCGAAAAGTCTTTAAAAGAGAAGGGCATTAAGCAGTAGAAACAGCTTCAGTGTTTCCAGTCACTTTATTCAGTTAAAGCAATTGCATTTTAGGCCACATTTAGAGTAACGGTAAACAAATCGATGGAGCGAAATAATGAGATTTATTAGCCGCCTTACTCTAATAAAAAAGACTGTTATTTTCACAATATTGGGTCTGTTACTTGGCATCGCGCTGTTCAGCTTCCTGGGGCTGGGTGCCGTTAACGAAGCCACTGAGAATATGCTCGAGGACCGTGTAACCACGGCCAGCCTCGTAGCTGATTATCTGGATGAGACACTGGAAATCATCAAGAATGAAATAGAACATACAGCAGAACTGATAGAAGTCAACGGGTTCAATGGCGACTCGATTAAACACGTAGAGGACCTCAGCGATTTATTTTCCCGGCTGTCTGTTTATGCCCACAGTATCCATTTTATAGATGATACCGGTGACGTTATATGGAGTCGGCCCGGTGGTGGAAACACGGATGGTTTCCACGTCTCCATGTATCCGTCTATTATTGAAGCTTTCCAAACAGGAGATATAGTCGTTTCAGGTCTCGTTCTATCGCCGGATACCGAAATCCCGGTCGTCCTCATTACAGCACCCGTCGATGGAGGCCATCAGAGCCTAAGGAGAGCACTGATTGTTGCCATCGATATAGCCAAGTCAAGCATCGGCGGTTTTATACAACCAATCAGACTCGGACAGACAGGCTATACCGAAGTCGTTGACCAGAATGGAATTGTAGTGGTTAGAACTGACCCGGGACCTACTCTGGCTCCGTTTGAGAAAAGCGACCACAGTGGTCATTTCGCTGAACTTATTGCAGCCGGAAAGCCAACCCGCGGATTATGTCACACCTGTCATGAACCGATTCAAAAGGTGGAAAGAAGAGACGTACTGGCCTTCGTTCCTGTCTCGGCAGCCAAATGGGGAGTCATCATCCGCCAATCTGAGGAAGAGGCATTGTTCCCCGTATACGAGTTACGTCGGAACTTGTTTCTTTCCGGCGCCGGGCTCGTCATAGTTATATTATTATCCGTTGTACTGGTGACGCACGGTGTAACCAATCGACTCAGGTCTCTGTCAATTGCTTCGCAGCATATCGCCGACGGCGACCTGGGTACCCCTATCCAGATGACAGGGAAAGATGAAGTAAGCGATTTAGCCCAAACATTTGATAATATGCGAGCAAAACTAAAGCTTTCACACGACGACTTGGAGCAAAGAACCAAGGAATTATCTTCGCTGCTTTCCGTGTCTGAAATTCTGACAACACTTTCTGACTTATCAAATATAGGCACAGCGGTAACCAACGCTTTAAACAAGACGCTGGAGATACTTAAACGTAATAGTTGGAGCATTCTTTTATGGGATGAAGAAAAACAAATGCTGTGTTACTGGAAGGATAGTAAACCAGTTGAGGATAAAGACAAGCAAGATTGCTGCCGCCTGGGTGAAGGCATCTCGGGAAGAGCTGCTGAACTTAACCGTACCGTTGTCCTGAAAGACATCTCCAGAGATGCGCGTGTTTCTGTCGCCGACTTAAGTCTTGGAAAAGGTGTGCGGGCATTTGCCAGCACTCCATTGTGTTCGAAAGATAAGCTTCTGGGGGTTTTGAATATCGCGAGCAGCGATACTCGTAAATTCTCCCGTGAAGATGTTCATTTCCTGGAAGGGGTAGCCAGACAGGTTGCCATAGCTTTAGAAAATGCCAGGCTGCACCAGGAAGTGCAATACAAAGAAGAGGTTCGTGGCGAGCTCTTGAATGAGCTGTTTTCCATTCAGGAGGAGGAGCGAAAGAGAATAGCTCAAGAGCTTCACGACGAGACGAGTCAGGTCCTGGCCAGCCTGAATGCCAGGTTGGAAGCAGCCTCAAAGTTGTTACCAACCGGCGCTACAGAGGTTAAGGACCTAATACGCAAGGCTCAGTCACAGTCAATCACGTTGATTGAGGATATCCACAAATTAATCTATGAGCTTCGCCCAACCCTGCTCGATGACCTGGGCCTTGTTGCCGCAACGAGATGGCTGCTGGAGGACACTCTGGAAGCTACAGGAATAAATGCTAATTTCCAATCCGCCGGAAGGAAAAAACGACTGTCTCCTCCCATAGAAACAGCACTCTTCAGGGTTACTCAGGAGGCTATCTCCAATATCATAAAACATTCCGAATCCAAGAATGTTTTCGTAATTATAACTTTCAAAAGAAACTCGATTGTGGTTTCCATCCGCGATGATGGCAAAGGATTCAATGTTGCAGATGCGCTGGCGGCAAAAGACAGGCCACGCGGGTTGGGGTTGCTGGGCATGAGAGAGAGAGTGGAACGTTTTCAGGGTAAGTTTGCCGTGAAATCTGGTCACGGCAGAGGTACGGAAGTATATATCGATATACCTACGAACACAGGAGATGATAATGAGAAAGATTAAAATATTACTGGTAGATGACCACGCCATAATGCGAGATGGTATAAAGGCTTTGCTGAGCATTTATGATGACATAGAAGTGGTAGGCGAAGCTTCCGAGGGAAAAGAAGCATTAGAAATGACACGGGAATTGAACCCGGATGTAGTAGTAATGGACATATCCATGCCGGGGATGGACGGCCTGGAGGTAACCCATCGCTTGACCAAGAGAAACCCGAAGGTGAAGGTGATCATTCTCACGCAGCACGATAACAAGGAGTATATCTTGTCGACGATAAAGGTGGGGGCTGCGGGTTACATACCGAAGAAAGCGCTGGGGTCAGACCTGGTATCTGCGATACGCGCGGTATGCAGTGGAGATTCCTTTCTGTATCCTTCTGCGGCCAGGACATTGATTGATGATTATCGGAAGCAGGCGGAACAGCCTGATATATATGAGAGTCTAACTGAGAGGGAGAGGGAGATACTCAAACTTATTGCCGAGGGACGCACCAGCCGGGAAATTGCGGAAGCTCTTTATATCAGTCAGAAGACGGTGCAGGGCCACCGCACCAAGATAATGGAAAAGCTGGATTTGCACAACCGGACTGAGCTTATCAAGTACGCTATGCGCAAAGGTCTGGTCGATATTGATACATAGGGTGCATAAATCTCAAAGTCATTGCTTACAATACAGTTAAATACTTGCCAGCACACTAGTGATGTTTACACAGTGAATGGGATATAATAGCGAAAGCAGGAAGCCGGAGGTATTTGCGACCTGGAGCTTGGCCGAAGAGATTTCTCTCTTATTACTCTGCTTCCTGCTTGCGCTTAAGTAGCCTTAATTCTATACCGTTCCATTGAATACTCGCAATAGCATTTATACCTAGATTTTAAGCGAAAGAATCCTGTATTTAGTTAAGATTCGCTCCCTTTTCGTTATCATTGGAAACCGGCACGGTATCCGTGCTGTGTAAAAAGTCAGCGATTTCAAGAAGACCATCAGGCTAGTCATATAATCCTTTATGTCTATGTGTAAATACCTGTTTTCCGCTGCGTTTGGACTTTTATTATGGTTCAGTAAAGTCGAACTTGATAAGCTGCAAACAGGTTTTTACAGGCAGTGCTATTTTCGGTATTATATATAGTTAAGCCTCGTATTTATCTCAAAGGCTAAAAAATAAGGAGCGTTTATGAACGAAGTCGAGTCAATTGAAAGCAGGCACCCGACCCTTGACACTATCAAATTCGAAGTTATCCGGAACCTGATGCACGCCTTCGTAGAGGAGATGGCTGCCGCCCTGGCAAGATCAGCATACTCTACAAACATCAAAACGCGCCGCGACCATTCATGTACCTTCTTTGACGCTAAAGGAAAGATGGTAGACC
Protein-coding regions in this window:
- a CDS encoding heme exporter protein CcmB, whose protein sequence is MMFWGKVLAIVRKDTISELRTKEVVASVLVFTILMIVIFNFACSANYELVKSMAPGILWATFTFAGVLSLNRAFIAEKEQGCLEGLMVCPISRDVIYVGKMVTSLLFMLIIEMVTLPIFTLLFNVNVISLQLIAIVILATVGFVAVGTLFSAIAINTRARELVLPILFLPVVVPVVISAVKASGLAIAGEPWSQLYSWLLILLSFDVIFITLSYLIFNHVIEE
- the ccsA gene encoding cytochrome c biogenesis protein CcsA gives rise to the protein MNRKRNTVRNIFLGISSILMILTLYMIFLYVPVEKEMGIVQKIFYLMVPMGWLALLSFLIVFIGSILYLINKDSKWDVLAHSSASIGILFTALALLIGAIWAKPVWGVWWTWEARLTATLVLFMLYVAYFMVRSFTADEARGATFAAVIGIVGFIDIPIIALATTLWRGMHPGGIIFAGGLAPSMLLTLITSLIAFTFFYSLLLMQQISLKNNENRLKKLQQYLN
- a CDS encoding CcmD family protein, giving the protein MENMGYLFAAFLIVWIGIIGYLFVIFNRQKKISREIETLEKSLKEKGIKQ
- a CDS encoding GAF domain-containing protein yields the protein MRFISRLTLIKKTVIFTILGLLLGIALFSFLGLGAVNEATENMLEDRVTTASLVADYLDETLEIIKNEIEHTAELIEVNGFNGDSIKHVEDLSDLFSRLSVYAHSIHFIDDTGDVIWSRPGGGNTDGFHVSMYPSIIEAFQTGDIVVSGLVLSPDTEIPVVLITAPVDGGHQSLRRALIVAIDIAKSSIGGFIQPIRLGQTGYTEVVDQNGIVVVRTDPGPTLAPFEKSDHSGHFAELIAAGKPTRGLCHTCHEPIQKVERRDVLAFVPVSAAKWGVIIRQSEEEALFPVYELRRNLFLSGAGLVIVILLSVVLVTHGVTNRLRSLSIASQHIADGDLGTPIQMTGKDEVSDLAQTFDNMRAKLKLSHDDLEQRTKELSSLLSVSEILTTLSDLSNIGTAVTNALNKTLEILKRNSWSILLWDEEKQMLCYWKDSKPVEDKDKQDCCRLGEGISGRAAELNRTVVLKDISRDARVSVADLSLGKGVRAFASTPLCSKDKLLGVLNIASSDTRKFSREDVHFLEGVARQVAIALENARLHQEVQYKEEVRGELLNELFSIQEEERKRIAQELHDETSQVLASLNARLEAASKLLPTGATEVKDLIRKAQSQSITLIEDIHKLIYELRPTLLDDLGLVAATRWLLEDTLEATGINANFQSAGRKKRLSPPIETALFRVTQEAISNIIKHSESKNVFVIITFKRNSIVVSIRDDGKGFNVADALAAKDRPRGLGLLGMRERVERFQGKFAVKSGHGRGTEVYIDIPTNTGDDNEKD
- a CDS encoding response regulator transcription factor; this encodes MRKIKILLVDDHAIMRDGIKALLSIYDDIEVVGEASEGKEALEMTRELNPDVVVMDISMPGMDGLEVTHRLTKRNPKVKVIILTQHDNKEYILSTIKVGAAGYIPKKALGSDLVSAIRAVCSGDSFLYPSAARTLIDDYRKQAEQPDIYESLTEREREILKLIAEGRTSREIAEALYISQKTVQGHRTKIMEKLDLHNRTELIKYAMRKGLVDIDT